A stretch of the Bacteroidota bacterium genome encodes the following:
- a CDS encoding MerR family transcriptional regulator, whose protein sequence is MSEKTYIPLSNEPIYSIGTAADSVGLSVQMLRLYEAEGLVLPFKKSSLHRLYSEADIERILCIRKMINEEKISIVGIKRMLALIPCWAIKNCPKEERENCKAFTDHTQPCWLQKETFNGCDNSACRLCPVYEKVSNCASLKQILNQVEHIEL, encoded by the coding sequence ATGTCAGAAAAAACTTATATTCCACTATCAAACGAGCCGATTTATTCAATTGGTACTGCTGCCGATTCAGTCGGTTTATCTGTTCAAATGCTGAGGCTGTATGAAGCAGAGGGTTTAGTACTTCCGTTCAAAAAAAGTTCATTGCATCGCCTTTATTCAGAAGCAGACATCGAAAGAATCCTCTGTATCCGTAAAATGATTAATGAAGAAAAAATCAGCATAGTCGGTATTAAGCGTATGTTAGCTTTGATACCTTGCTGGGCGATTAAAAATTGTCCGAAAGAAGAAAGAGAGAATTGTAAAGCATTCACCGATCACACACAGCCTTGCTGGTTACAAAAAGAAACTTTTAACGGTTGTGATAATAGTGCGTGCAGGTTGTGCCCTGTTTATGAAAAAGTTTCAAACTGTGCGAGCCTTAAACAAATATTGAATCAAGTTGAACATATCGAATTATAA